The Pyrus communis chromosome 9, drPyrComm1.1, whole genome shotgun sequence genome has a segment encoding these proteins:
- the LOC137745146 gene encoding uncharacterized protein, with the protein MVVKMMRWRPWPPLTTKKYEVRLVVRRLEGWDLVREGAGGVGPQDQEKEDKWTAEIRWKGSKVKVGALSSLRRAVVKRNFTREVEASSQDGVVSWDEEFHSVCTLSAYKDNVFHPWEVVFTVFNGLNQGAKSKAPAVGKASVNLADFVSEAEQKELELHIPFTSSGPAAELCISLSLLDLGTTQEITEPVERSILPVQSPPQSAETVSPEKDELSALKAGLRKVKIFTEYVSARKAKKPCREEDGSEGRCSARSEDGDYNYPFDSESLDEFEEGESEEVKEDSSVRKSFSYGTLAHANYAGGSIYSNMRINDEGEDWVYYSNRKSDVGCSQTEESTAPVSDPPASSKRGLLSWRKRKLSFIRSPKAKGEPLLKKAYGEEGGDDIDFDRRQLSSDEILSLGWNKTEEDSSANRSSVSEFGDDNFAIGSWEHKEVTNRDGHMKLHTQIFSASIDQRSERAAGEGACTALVAVIADWFQNNQELMPIKSQFDSLIREGSLEWRNLCENETYRERFPDKHFDLETVLQAKIRPLSVVPGKSFIGFFHPEVVDEGRFDFLHGAMSFDNIWDEISRAGSECVSNGKPQIYIVSWNDHFFILKVEAEAYYIIDTLGERLYEGCNQAYVLKFDSNTIIYKMKNVEQSSDDKLTTSDQPIVVAEAGESRNQQVNVKEEKSTVEAEITKSEEPKEEEEVVCQGKESCKEYIKSFLAAIPIRELQADLKKGLMSSTPLHQRLQIEFHYTRLLKLPLAAPAVEMTADASQSRELSTTEVAA; encoded by the exons ATGGTGGTGAAGATGATGAGGTGGCGGCCGTGGCCGCCTCTGACGACGAAGAAGTACGAGGTGAGGCTGGTGGTGCGGCGGTTGGAGGGCTGGGATCTGGTGCGGGAGGGTGCAGGCGGGGTCGGTCCACAGGACCAAGAGAAAGAGGACAAGTGGACGGCGGagattaggtggaagggatccaaGGTCAAGGTTGGGGCTTTGAGCTCTCTCCGGCGCGCCGTCGTCAAGAGGAACTTTACCAGAGAGGTCGAGGCTTCGTCCCAAGACGGCGTCGTTTCCTGGGACGAGGAGTTTCACAGCGTTTGCACTCTCTCGGCTTACAAGGACAATGTATTTCACCCTTGGGAGGTCGTATTTACTGTGTTCAAT GGTTTGAATCAAGGTGCCAAAAGTAAGGCTCCTGCTGTTGGAAAGGCATCAGTGAACCTTGCTGATTTTGTTTCGGAAGCTGAACAGAAGGAGCTTGAGTTACACATCCCCTTCACCTCATCTGGTCCTGCTGCTGAACTTTGT ATATCACTCAGCTTATTGGATCTGGGAACTACTCAGGAAATTACAGAGCCAGTGGAGAGATCAATTTTGCCTGTTCAATCACCTCCTCAGTCAGCAGAAACTGTATCGCCAGAAAAAGACGAGCTTTCTGCTCTGAAAGCTGGTCttagaaaagtaaaaattttCACAGAATATGTGTCTGCGAGAAAAGCAAAAAAGCCCTGCCGTGAGGAGGATGGCAGTGAGGGCAGGTGTTCTGCTAGGAGTGAGGATGGTGATTATAATTATCCTTTTGACTCTGAGTCACTTGATGAGTTTGAGGAAGGTGAATCAGAAGAGGTCAAAGAAGATTCCAGCGTTAGGAAGTCATTCAGTTATGGCACGCTGGCTCATGCAAATTATGCTGGAGGATCAATTTACTCCAATATGAGAATCAACGATGAAGGTGAGGACTGGGTTTACTACAGCAATCGCAAATCAGATGTGGGATGCTCACAAACTGAGGAGTCCACTGCACCAGTCTCTGACCCGCCTGCAAGTTCAAAACGAGGCTTACTATCTTGGAGGAAGAGAAAGCTGAGCTTCATCCGGTCTCCTAAAGCCAAAGGAGAACCTTTGTTAAAGAAGGCCTATGGTGAAGAAGGTGGTGATGACATTGATTTTGATCGTCGGCAGCTTAGCTCTGATGAAATTCTATCTCTCGGG TGGAATAAGACAGAGGAGGATTCATCTGCTAATCGGTCGTCAGTGTCTGAATTTGGGGATGATAATTTTGCCATCGGCAGTTGGGAGCACAAGGAAGTGACAAACCGCGATGGACACATGAAGCTTCACACCCAAATCTTTTCTGCTTCTATTGATCAACGGAGTGAGCGAGCAGCGGGCGAGGGTGCTTGTACAGCTCTGGTTGCAGTGATTGCTGATTGGTTTCAGAATAACCAAGAGCTCATGCCCATAAAGTCCCAGTTTGACAGTTTGATTCGAGAAGGCTCATTGGAGTGGAGGAATCTCTGCGAAAATGAGACCTACAGGGAGCGATTCCCTGACAAGCACTTTGATCTTGAAACAGTCCTTCAGGCCAAAATACGTCCTCTTTCTGTAGTTCCTGGGAAATCTTTTATTGGGTTTTTCCATCCGGAGGTTGTGGACGAGGGACGATTTGACTTTTTACATGGTGCAATGTCATTTGATAACATTTGGGATGAGATTAGCCGTGCTGGATCAGAATGTGTTAGCAATGGCAAACCTCAAATTTACATCGTCAGCTGGAATGACCATTTCTTCATTCTCAAGGTTGAAGCTGAAGCTTACTACATCATTGACACATTAGGGGAGAGGCTCTATGAAGGGTGCAACCAGGCCTATGTCTTAAAATTCGACAGCAACACGATAATttacaaaatgaaaaatgttgAACAATCATCTGATGATAAACTGACAACCAGTGATCAACCAATTGTGGTGGCAGAAGCAGGCGAATCTAGAAACCAGCAGGTCAATGTGAAGGAAGAAAAATCTACAGTAGAAGCAGAAATAACCAAGTCAGAGGAGCcgaaggaggaagaggaggtggTCTGTCAAGGGAAGGAGTCCTGCAAAGAGTATATAAAGAGCTTCTTGGCTGCAATTCCAATAAGGGAGTTGCAGGCGGATCTCAAGAAAGGACTAATGTCGTCCACGCCTCTTCATCAACGGTTACAGATTGAGTTCCACTACACCCGGTTACTAAAACTGCCTTTGGCTGCTCCAGCAGTAGAAATGACCGCAGATGCTTCACAAAGTCGCGAACTTTCAACAACAGAGGTTGCAGCATAG